Proteins encoded by one window of Streptacidiphilus sp. PB12-B1b:
- a CDS encoding class F sortase, which translates to MSWLIRLFGSGRRRLLASAAAVLLVASGGTLAVGFSSQHHAPQPPASAGLPATGLPAPDPTPAPAGAQGASSTITGPSNVPAVPAPPSSAARTAPALTPVSISIPAIGVYHTLLKLGQNPDGTLEVPPLSNVAFPGWYRNSPAPGQIGPSVIVGHIDGTGGVQGVFYDLGALRPGDTVNISRSDGTVAVFRIDGVNRYPKDAFPTLTVYGNTTNAQLRLITCSGPFDHATQHYLDDTVVYATLTGTHRA; encoded by the coding sequence ATGTCTTGGTTGATACGACTGTTCGGTAGTGGCCGCCGGCGCCTGCTGGCGTCGGCGGCCGCCGTACTCCTGGTCGCATCCGGAGGGACGCTGGCCGTCGGGTTCTCCAGCCAGCACCACGCGCCCCAGCCTCCGGCCTCGGCCGGGCTGCCGGCCACTGGCCTCCCGGCGCCCGACCCGACCCCGGCACCTGCGGGCGCCCAGGGCGCGTCGAGCACGATCACCGGCCCATCCAACGTTCCGGCCGTGCCCGCGCCGCCCTCGTCGGCTGCCCGGACCGCGCCTGCGCTGACCCCCGTCTCGATCAGCATCCCGGCGATCGGTGTTTACCACACGCTGCTGAAACTCGGTCAGAACCCCGACGGCACGCTGGAGGTGCCGCCGCTGTCCAACGTCGCGTTCCCGGGCTGGTACCGGAACTCACCGGCCCCCGGCCAGATCGGCCCCTCGGTCATCGTCGGCCACATCGACGGCACCGGCGGAGTCCAGGGCGTCTTCTACGACCTCGGGGCGCTGCGCCCAGGAGACACCGTGAACATCAGCCGCAGCGACGGCACTGTGGCGGTGTTCCGAATTGACGGCGTCAACCGGTATCCCAAGGACGCCTTCCCGACCCTGACCGTCTACGGCAACACCACCAACGCCCAGCTGCGCCTGATCACCTGCAGCGGGCCGTTCGACCACGCCACCCAGCACTACCTGGACGACACCGTCGTCTACGCCACCCTCACCGGCACCCACCGGGCCTGA